CTCTTAATAGTGACCTCTCAGCTTGCTAGTGACAAGCTTACTATATAGGTGTTTTTTTTTACTTCTCATATGTCTTAACGCGAGTAAGGGTATGACATAACTTGAATTCATAGAAAACGATTAAAATAGTAAAGTTAAGGTGGATTTTAATGCCTCCATTCTAAAGCAATGCATTTTTCAAGGGAGCTTTTCATTGGTACATATTAGAAAAAGAGTAtttcaaaaaagaagaagataatatCATTTCAATTTGATGGAGAgatatttcaaaatattaattgGCCAAATCATTCTTCAATGTTCGAAATATATTCCATACGAaatatcaaattttttttaattcgagCAAATTCGAATGTTTGTGATTTATAGGTGATGTTATCGAATTCTTAGATTAAACAATTCACAATTGAAGTACCGTTCCCTCATAATGAACTAATATTTAGACCAATTATGAACTTCAAAAATAATGGCCAACTTCATCTTTTTCGGAGATAGTAATTGGAGAAGAATTGTTTGATATAATATCCAAGCAAATTGAATGGCAATTACAAGAAGTTATTAGAAGGGAGATTTTTTTTGTTTCGAAAGAAAGATTATAAATCATTCTTAAATAGACTTGTTTATAGGACAGACCATCCAATCCGACCCAAAGACCCAtccaaaaagtaaaaatatttagaCAAAAATATAAACTCAAAAAAATATAAGCCCAAAAAGTGTGAGGGTTTCAAAAAAATAAAGTCTTTCGTATGTAATGAccaaaaaaatgttattttgatagtATATTAAGCACAACATGAAACAATGGGTAAAAATATTAtggagttagattgcattttacttttctactcaaaaaatgagtaaattgctctatgtatattagatcaaagagtaaactaGTCTTTATGTTAAAAGTTTCATCCATTTTTGCTGTTAAAAAATAATCATTGTACGCCAACACGAGGTACACGCATTTTTAACAGTACAAAaggataaatttttaacaaaaataaccaATTTGATCTTTAATATAATGTACAGGAACTAGTTTGCCTATTTATTGAACagagggggcaaaatgcaattcGACTCTTAGTACAAGGACCTTCACGATACTCTTACCAACAATGGATAGCTGTCAAAATTATCTGAATGGCTCAATAGGAGCTGACTCTTCAAGAATGGCAGCAATCTCAAAACATTCAGCCGCTTCTTCCATTGATGAACCAACTTCTTCAGTTTTATGAAGCAAACCAAGATTATACCATGCCAACCCATTCATTTGATCGACCCGAAGAGCGTTCATCAGCAAGCTTTTTATGACCGCATTGCATTGGCCACCGACTCTTCTGAGCACAGCAGCAGCAGATATCATGCTCGGGACATGATCCGGATCGATGTCCAGCGCAGTCCGAAACGCCTCCATAGCTTCTTTTAGCAAGCCTTTTCTCTCATACAGTACACCTGGAAAATAAAATCTCTAGAATTAACTATCTATACCAATAGAATATAAATCTTAGGGAAGTTTATAAAGTTACCAGTGGCATGAAATCGAACGGCGGAGTAAGAACTTATAGCTTTTGATTTTGAAAGACAAATCTCGGCATCTCTCCATTGTGACAAGCTTATGTAGAGATATGCTAGATCATGCCATATTTCTTGTTCGAAACCTGTCAAAGAGTATCTATGATCCTGTACACAATTATTTGAAAAAGATTAGTTGCTATAAAGGTTGTTTCCCTGAAAATATTTTCACCCGAAACATGACAGAAAAAAAGAGGCATTATACAATGCAAACTTGGGTTTAATGTTCTAAGAACATAAAGAGCTTTTAGTAAGTTGAAATGGACATAATAAGTTTCAAAACTGGCAATCGTAGCTTCCCTCATTCGTACGCTAATAGGCCATTTCAAAACCAGTTAAAATATAGGAAACAGAAAGAATGCTAGGCGCGTAACAGACCTTATGAAGCTTCTTCCCCAAAACAAAGCTTTTACACTGTACTTGAAGAAGGGCAAGAAGCTGACTATACGTCTCAACGGCATTCTTGAGTTGTCCCCGTGCAATTTGAAGCTTAGCTTTGGTGCGCAACAATTCTCCTTGATCCCATTTCCCAGTTTGATCCAAGGCAGCATCAAGAACAATTTCACCATCCACGAAACGTTTTTGAGCTGACAATATACGAGCCAATAACAGCCATCCCTTAATGTTAGAACCACCTTCTAGTTTTAACAAAGACTTTGCATAATAAAGTGCAGCTCCCAGCTTTCTCTGCTCGGCATTTTCCAGGCTAAGATGATAAAGAATACTGGGATCTTTCATGTTTGTGATTTTCCAAGCACTTTCCAAAGCCTGGAGGGCCTCGGACTGTATTGCAACCCTTTCAAAATCGGATAAGACGGACTTCGAATGCATTGAACAAGCCACACCCAATAAAAAGTTACTGGTACCTTCCAATTCATTGCATTCTTCCTCCAGGCTTTCAAGGGCTCTATGAGCAAAACTGATCCCTTCTTCCGCAAGAATAGGTTTTTCCCCGCAAATTCTTGATGCCATCATCAATCCTGGAACACAACGTGGATCCTCGTTACTGTTCAACAATTTTCGGAGTAGAATCAAAGCAGCCGAATCTTCACCTGCTTCATGGTAACAGAGAGATAGAATACGGTATCTTTCTTTGCGATTAATTACCCCCGGAAGCAGTTCTTCTATTTGCTTAGCCAAAGCCCTTAAATCACCGCATACGGAGAGAGCAAAAGATAGATGATCCAAAATCGATGGATCCCATTCGATTCTTTTTAGAGCAACTTTTCTTAATAGGATCATTAAGAGCAGTATAGCCTCCTCTATGTTATTCCTTGGGACAAATGAACTGCCCATTTGCGAGCGGAGGTTTGGGGGACAAGCTTCATCTCCGCAATACAGGAGAAAAACGGCAAAACATTTTTGAATCCTTGCAGTAGTTTCCACGTCAAGATTCCATATATGAAGAAGCGCCCACCTGTAAGACAAGATTGCTTCAAATGGAGAATCACTTAATTTCCATAACTCCGGAAGCAACTCAACTGCCTTGTTTAGAGTCTCCTGCAATTTACAGTCGGCACCAAAGTTTTCCGGCAAGCCATCCGGTAACGAAGATTCTATTACGTCCAGAATAACTTTACAGGTTTGAGCAGCTTCTGCAAGAATGATCACAAAtataacaaaacaaacaaagcCAATGTAAGATCGGTGCACAAATACATAAATCATTACCCTTACCTCGAAACCTTTGGAGATGTTGCAATGATTGTGCTTTGAGAAAGATTGCTTCTAGCAGTAAACTAATGGTATGAACAGACATTGGGGGAGGAGCATAATCATGAGATTGTCTCTTACGCCTTTCAACTTTTCGAGTAAGGCTGAGTTTCATTTTGGGAATTATTGCGGCGATATCTATTCCTTCAAACACATGTAGTGCAGCTTCAATATTTCCTTTCTGATATTCGATTCTTCCTAGCAATGCCCTAGCTTCCTGCATAGCGAAGACACCTTAGCTTGCAAGAAAAGTAAATAAAACCGATAAACGCAAAGGCAGGAATGACCATAATTATAACCGTCCTAACTGTTAATCGGGTTACCAGTCAGAGAGACAACATATATCACACGCATTTAAAGTTAAACTACTACTAGAAGCCTAAACAATACATATTTATACCGCATGAAAGTTCCTAGAACAGAATGAGAAGATCAGAAAACTCCTTAATAAATGCATGAATCGACCTAAAATGTACCGAAAACCAGATTCGAGAAGCCATTGGGTTAGTTTCGATAGATGTATAGGAAAACCAATGTGCCACCACCAAGGACTTATAAACAACAAACTTATTCCGAATGTTTAACTTAACCAGAAAGAAATGAAGAAGCAAACCTCGTAATTCAGTGAACTACTCTCACGCAGTGACAATTCAGCTTCTTCTATGTTCCCGGTATCTGGTTTGTTCTCACCATTACTGAATTTAGAAGAATGACCACACAGTGAATGATCTTCTACGGCAAGGGATTCTGATGGAGGTATCATCTGTTCTACTTTGATTAATTTCTCTCCGGCGCATAAACACTTCATTTTCTGCCCCAAATCCCGCCAAACTCCGCCTCGTCTCGGCTTTTTAATCCTTATGTTGCTCCTCATAGTGTTTCACCACTATCCAAGATCTTCAAGCAGGGCAACAAAATAGCCATAAGAATCCAAAAAAGAAAACATCAACAGAACTTAAATACAAGATCCAAAGAGTACACAAATTTCATAACTAGGTTACATGATACAATATGATGATCAGTGCAAAATTACAATCCAAAAACAGTAAATTTCAAGATTTTTGCCACATAAAACAAACGattattaaataatatgaaaaaccCACCAATATTTCACTAACCTCATTTCAAAATTCTCATAAAAAAGCCAATCAAATTCCTCAATTATAGATTATAGACAATGCGACAATAAAATTACCCAGAAAAAAATGTAGAAATTCAAGCAATGAACAATCAAAAAACTCTACAAAAGAAATGACAGTATAATGAATTCCATCTCAAGTTTATCAGTCAAAAAAAGGCTCACCTTTTGTTTTTCCAAAGAGAAAAAAAGCAAAGAGACAACAAGCCATCGACAGCAACAACACCACCCATCTCTGTTTCTTTTCAAACAAAGCCCTTCTTTAATTAAAGATTGTACCTTTAAAAACAAAACTAGTAATCAAGTAACAACCCAAAACTAAATAGCcaagaacttttttttttttctttcttttgaaaattttcttttattgttttgGCCCCTTTGTTTtcgtttattatttatttagatttaaagtttaaaaagaaaaatgggaATGTGAATTGGATCGTGAAGAAGAAGATTTGTAGGTTCAAgatttgaagaagaaaaagaatatTGATAATTAAATTGAGAATTAAATAAAGTAGGTAATTCTTAATCACGTGGGATGCCTTTTTTCATATGTTTTAGTGCTGGATTTTGACTCTTATTAACCAGATTGAttgacattttattttatttgttttttattgtcttttttttttatgaaataaatacGAAGAACAAAAAATCAGTGCCGACAATATCAGCAATCTAAGAGAGTTCGACAAAGAGAACAAAATCTTGTTCATGGGAAGCTTATGCTCCCATTATTTTGgcccttttttaatttttgttgaattaaataacaataaaaatatatttattaaaatattatgtaaattttgagtaaagTTTTACTCGAAATAGTAATGTTGGAAGTTCAAAAATTTATccgtgaattttattaattttatatataaatataaaaaaatcacctaataatataaattactttgtatataaaatgatttttatatatttctaatTGAATTAATACTCAattaatttaaaacattaatttagttaaaattttaaggaCTGTACAAAAATAAGAGAAGTATTTAACACATTGACAgtacatttttttatttcacaagattaaaaatataacatatgtctctttttaaaatatttttaaatattttattaactttatgatattttagaatttaaaaacTTCACTGCAATATACTAATAATTTCCTAGAAAtaatataaacaaactcaaaattttttgagTGAAATTTTTAATATGATTTTTATACATTACAACTACATTTGTTAAAGAGATAGCTATTCATTTAAATATTGTTATGTTAAGATTTGTACAAAAGTattcaatttaaaaatatatttggaTAAAAAACTTGGCTCGTTCTAAATATAGATTAGGTTTAAGttcaaatattcaaatttaagttcattcaaatttaaccaatttttcaattttatgatatattggttttattttatttttatacataatgtaatttgtattatataaaaataaatataatattataatataaaattaaaaatttgttaAGCAAATAACTTgtttattgttaaaattttaataaaaatatacaaatatataaaatatatattaaaatgaataattttaaataggCTTGGATTAGTCATTTATAAATATAGacaaatttaaacaaaatttaggataaatatcaaaactatTAATAAACTTTAATCTAATGTGTAATGTCATACGTGAACTTCgcttttgtataattttatacatgaaattttgatttaattcaattttcacaaatcaTTGACAATGTTATCGAATTATTACCATTTATGTTAGTATATTGCATACAGAAACAATTGTATTAATCCAATATGAAAATTAATGTAtgtattcatttttttaatttgtacATGGACTTTTTTTATAGGTTTTGTCCTTctaatcatatttgatttttttgacaCAATGCTTAGAACTACCCATAGCCCCACTTCAACATATAAATAAAAGGATAATGCATTTCAACACACTCAAACCCACGTCCTCTTACATTGACAACAATACCCACTCAATCGACTATTTCAAGTTAAACTTAAATAAGTATATATAGTATTGATATTGTATATGAACCCAATTTAAATTTGACCCAATCATGTACGCCTttaattacataaaaaaaaaaccaacaaaaGACTTTTTTTTCCCAAAAAGATAAAACTAAAGAATGGTGGAGATTAAAATACGAAACCCCTTTGTATAAGATATAAATGTAATTTGCTTCATACTTAGCATTTTAAAGACTTAATCCATGGTTTAAATAAAAAGAGAGATTCTTAAGATTTCTTGTTACCAAATAAATGCATCTTAGTGGCTTGGTTAAATGAGCAATGAATAAAAAGCAACCCTTTAATTATGGCAACCACATTGTGCAATTATTTTTTGTTCAATTATTATTAGAGACAAATGGTTTGATTTTAAGTGATTACTTAAAGTTTTTGCCTAACATGCGCCTGCTCATAGAGGAGACTGCTAAAGTTGTTTAGGCCATTAGGAATTTGGCagcttaattaaaaaaaaaaaaaaaccttcttaATTAATATATAGCTGTGGGTTTAAGGGGTTTACTTTTGTGCTTTGATATTAAAGTGTTgggttattaatatttataaaaattattgggATAATGTCACATTTGATACATGTGCTTTCATAACATATTCAATGTGGTATTTGAACTATCAATATGTATTCTATTATGGTACCTGGTGTTAACACCGTTAGTGAATTGCTAAATCAACTAATGAAATTGGATACGTAATTTTTTCCTAAAtgaatttacttttttttattaatcatatatttaattatttctttttctgtGGGAAAGGAGAAACAAGAAAGAGAAAAAGACACTAGTAGTGATGGAAGGAGGAGAAGGATCCCTTACTTCTTTGTGCAACTAGGTTAATATAGTAGGTCGCCCCTTGTCTCGTAGTGTTGCACATGGTTGTACGGGCTAGCTAAGTGTCAATGTTGGTATAGGTCAATTGTCgtcaaggtatgtgttgtgtgatTTTGCCTATGCCGTAAGTTGTCTTAGTCTGACACCTATGTGCTTGAGATTGTATGACACAATTAAGCCCATGTGGCCTTGGTAAAGGGTGCTTCGTGGTAAGGTAGTTGTGGACCGTTTGTAAGCTAGTTCATTAAGCTTTCCGTGAAGGGACATTCGCAAACTGTTGAACAACCTACCACGTGTCCTGCTCTATTAGGGTATAACAAGTTTATTAAGGATAGTAAAACCTAAACTATCCCAAATATTTTGAATCGATCCATTGTAaatgaaacttttttttttttgaaaaatagatgCAAGTCAGAGTGGGGTGAATTTTTTATGGTAACAATGGGTATGGATTGTCTATGGCAAATGGTAATGGTTTGCCCTGCCCCACCCTGCTCCgttatatgaaattattattttatccttaTATATTTATAACTATTAAAAGGATAAAAATGTATTATAGAAAAAGCatgtatattttatgtttaaatattttcttgaagaattatatttaaatatttacttgtctttaaaaattaaaaatattacaaataattagcaaaaaaataaattaaagtgaGGATGGAAGCATCCAATATCTATGGAAGTGGTAGTAATTTTCAAGATTACACCTTCATAATAGAGCGAGTGAATAATGAGGCAAAGCATTTGACGTTTATAAAAGTAAATATGACGAAGttaaaaattcttttaaaattaaaattgaattttttttcactAGAGTAAagatataattttactattatattaatttaataattttgaagagtaaactataatttcattttaattttataaactaaagcccattttgatgaaattgaagccaataattttatattcaagaggtaaaattaaattgaaatattaaaggaGAATTTTACAATTTTCGGAGTAAGACAATATTGGAAAACCTAAAATGTTTGGATGAGATAAGATTTTGAGCATAAAATTGAAGCATAAAGAACATGCAAAATGTGTGCCAAACCTAATAGTCTGCCTTGTTACACCACACTTCTTTCAAGGAAGCAAAATTTTATTCttccaatttttattattttaaattaaaaataatcagaaaagtggtttattaaataaatttgtaaatatttttatattaaatatttatttatttagtgatattattttagtattatagcTCCCAACCGGATAAACCTCTATTTTTTTTAGTTTACAGTGGCACAATGgaattacaaatataaatagAATCAAATAACTACAATATAGTTAGGTATAAAGATGTTGAATAGGTAGAATCAAATTATTACAGcacaaacaattaaaattcataaaaatctaAACAAAATCAATTAATTTGGACTAAAACCCAACATATGATCGGACTCAAACTTATACATACAATTACATATGACACGAACTCTgtagtttttattaatttaattcaattaattgattcggtttaactttttaattatattagtctgtttaaactttaaaatattttcattttccatgttaattaatttttctcatacaaaataaaatattatggtCATAAAACTACAAATTGcacatataattttttttgtgaaaTAAGCAAAAGATTACATAACCATATTCTTAAGTAAATTGCCTCtaatgttttttatttatttatgacttCTTGAATCTCCATAAGGGCTCTTTGAACATGTACAAACTTTCAACATTTGAGAGAGCCATTTTTGCTAACGCatttatacttttattatttttcctGAAAACATATCTCAAGCACCACCTCTCTTTGATCGATAGAATTTGTCAAATATGTTTAACCAGAGTAGAATTTGACCCTTCAAGTTTTCTATTGCTAATAACAACGGCTTCAAGATTATCAGATTGGATGATGACTTTATCATATCCTTACTTTTAGAGTAGAAGCAGACCAtctaatattttttaaaagttataacttaCAACTATATCAATAATTACAATTAAAATAATCGTTATAAGCATTGAATTGAACAGTTAACTCAATTCAAATTAACTCATCATAAAAAAATTCCAGATCAAACTAATGGCAAAGATAAAATGGGGCAAGCAGTGGCCTTGACCATTTAGCcccttaaaattttatgaaattatatattaatgtatTGATAAAATTTCGCTTTGTCATTCCAAACAATTATAATTCATCTTTGATCTTGTAAAACAAATTTCTAACTTCGCCCCTACATCAAACCCACACATATGATGAGATTCATCACTACCATTAAGTGATTATACAAAACAAATAAAGCCAGTACGGTATATTtaacttactttttgtctcacgctgTAGTATCTAATCTTATCACCACtactatttttacactaaccacAAATAAACGAATCGTtcatccaaactcaccctaaaTCTAAATACTAAAAAGGGTTGTAACATTCATGTACACTCAAAATATTATGCTCTTCAAGAAAGTGAAAGAAAATTGGCAATATCCCTCATGTGAGCCGCCCGATTGGTCGGTCTTCAATGATCTAAATTGCAAGGCTTGAAAAGCATCAAAAGCTTTTGATTATTAAGCAAACCTAagattcaagttttttttttattccattttttagaaaaaaaaaacttggaatcttttacttttataaaacaaaaaaaacttaaaatttaatttatattttttctagACTTTACATTATTTTATAATCATATTAAGTCtcgattaaatttaaaatagaatAAGTTAAACCTTAAAtacaactaaaattttaatattattgtttatcCACAAAATTCAACTAataaatgtaaatatatatttaatgaaaGTTAGTATTGGAATAACATTTTGGACAACCAAATACCAACCTGTATGAAGTATGAACCATACCTACCCCTGGCTCTATTTGCTGCCAGCGTATTAATAGATAGAAAAGATATATGTAATTTTATTAGTAAAAATTATACAATAATATTATCAACATAGGTATATTTAGGAAATAAACTTTAAAACcctgatttttaaaataataataaatattaata
Above is a genomic segment from Gossypium arboreum isolate Shixiya-1 chromosome 8, ASM2569848v2, whole genome shotgun sequence containing:
- the LOC108467698 gene encoding protein NPGR2-like, translating into MRSNIRIKKPRRGGVWRDLGQKMKCLCAGEKLIKVEQMIPPSESLAVEDHSLCGHSSKFSNGENKPDTGNIEEAELSLRESSSLNYEEARALLGRIEYQKGNIEAALHVFEGIDIAAIIPKMKLSLTRKVERRKRQSHDYAPPPMSVHTISLLLEAIFLKAQSLQHLQRFREAAQTCKVILDVIESSLPDGLPENFGADCKLQETLNKAVELLPELWKLSDSPFEAILSYRWALLHIWNLDVETTARIQKCFAVFLLYCGDEACPPNLRSQMGSSFVPRNNIEEAILLLMILLRKVALKRIEWDPSILDHLSFALSVCGDLRALAKQIEELLPGVINRKERYRILSLCYHEAGEDSAALILLRKLLNSNEDPRCVPGLMMASRICGEKPILAEEGISFAHRALESLEEECNELEGTSNFLLGVACSMHSKSVLSDFERVAIQSEALQALESAWKITNMKDPSILYHLSLENAEQRKLGAALYYAKSLLKLEGGSNIKGWLLLARILSAQKRFVDGEIVLDAALDQTGKWDQGELLRTKAKLQIARGQLKNAVETYSQLLALLQVQCKSFVLGKKLHKDHRYSLTGFEQEIWHDLAYLYISLSQWRDAEICLSKSKAISSYSAVRFHATGVLYERKGLLKEAMEAFRTALDIDPDHVPSMISAAAVLRRVGGQCNAVIKSLLMNALRVDQMNGLAWYNLGLLHKTEEVGSSMEEAAECFEIAAILEESAPIEPFR